A window of Pedococcus badiiscoriae genomic DNA:
ACTACCTCGACCTGATCGCCCCCCTGCGCGCCGGCGCCGACCTGCGTGGTCGTGTCGTGTCGGTGACGCCCGAGACCCGCGACGCCGTGACGGTGCGCATCAAGCCCGGTCGCGCCTGGGCCGGCCACGTGCCCGGCCAGTACATCCGGATCGGCGTCGACGTCGACGGAGTGCGCAACTGGCGTGCCTACTCGCTGACCTCCCCGGTGACCGCCGAGGACGGGATCATCTCGATCTGCGTCAAGGCCATCCCGGACGGCAAGGTCAGCAACCACATCGTGCGGGCGCTCCAGCCCGGCACGCTGGTCCACCTCGACCAGGCCACCGGCGACTTCACGCTCCCGTCCCTGCGTCCGGCCCGCGCGCTGTTCGTCACCGCGGGATCGGGCGTCACCCCCGTGATGGGGATGCTGCGCAACCACCTCGACGAGCTGCGGGACGTCGTGGTCGTGCACTCCGCGCCCACCGAGGCCGACGTCATCTTCGCCGCCGAGCTGCGGGAGTGGGCCGAAGCCGGCCGCATCCGCCTCGTCGAGCGGCACACCGACAGCCAGGGCATGGTCGGCACCGACTCGCTCGACGAGCTCGTGCCCGACTGGCGCTTCCGCGAGACCTGGGCCTGTGGCCCCACCGGCATGCTCGACGCGTTCGAGGCAGCCTGGGCCGACGCCGAGATCAGCGACCGGCTGCACACCGAGCGCTTCCGCCCCGTCATCATCGCCGAGGGTGAGGGTGGCACCGTCACCTTCGGCACGCAGCGCATCACCGTCGATGCCGACGGCTCGACCCCGATCCTCGACGCCGGCGAAGCCGCCGGGGTCCTCATGCCGTCCGGTTGCCGGATGGGCATCTGCTTCGGCTGTGTCGTGCCCCTGAAGGAGGGTGCCGTGCGCGACCTGCGCAGTGGCGACCTCACCATTGCCGCCAAGGGCGACGGCATCCGCATCCAGACCTGTGTGTCGGCCGCTGCCGGCCACTGCGAGATCGACCTCTAGGAGACGACATGACTGCCACCGCAGAGAAGTTTGACCTCACCATCGACGGCTCGGCTGCCTCCACCCCCAAGGCACCCGGCACGCCCTCCGTGCGCACCGCGACCCGGGCCCCGAACAGCCGCCTGTCGACGGCCATCGCCGAGCGCCGGCACGTGCCGAAGCGCTCCGGCAAGGCCGACCCGACCGCGCACCTGACCGCCGAGGACGTCGAGGCCCTGGCCATGGAGCTCGACGAGCTCCGTCAGGGAGTCCTGGACTCGCGCGGCGCCAGGGACGCGGCATACATCCGCAAGGTCATCGACGTGCAGCGCAAGATCGAGCTCGCCTCGCGCGCGGTGCTGCTGTTCTCGATCTTCCCCCCGGCCTGGATCCTCGGCACCGCGGGCCTGTCCGTGGCCAAGATCCTCGACAACATGGAGGTCGGCCACAACATCCTGCACGGCCAGTGGGACTGGATGCGCGACCCCAAGATCCACTCCACCGTGTGGGAGTGGGACAGCGCCACCCCGGCCGAGCTGTGGAAGCACAGCCACAACGAGCTGCACCACACGTACACGAACGTGATCGGCAAGGACAACGACCTCGGCTACGGCATCATGCGCGTCGACGAGGACCAGCGCTGGATGCCGGCCTACCTCGGCCAGCCGATCTACAACTTCCTCAACATGTGCTTCTTCCAGTACGGCATCGCGGCGTACGACCTCGAGATCGGCAAGCAGCTCGCCGGCCGCGGCGACAAGGAGACCTTCCGCCGCAACGGCAAGACGGTGCTGCGAAAGGTCGGGCGCCAGGCGCGCAAGGACTACCTGCTCCACCCGCTGCTGTCCGGCCCGTCGTTCCTGCACACGATGGCTGCCAACGCCACGGCCAACTTCGTCCGCAACGTCTGGACGCACTCGATCATCATGTGTGGCCACTTCCCCTCGGGCGTCGAGACCTTCGCCCGCGCGTCCATCGAGGGCGAGAGCCGTGGCGAGTGGTACCTGCGCCAGATGCTCGGGTCGGCCAACATCTCGGGCAGCAAGGCGCTGCACATCATGTCCGGCAACCTGAGCCACCAGATCGAGCACCACCTGTTCCCCGACCTGCCGAGCAACCGCTACGGCGAGATCGCCCCGCGGGTGCAGGAGATCTGCGAGCGCTACGGCCTGACGTACACGACCGGGCCGCTGTACAAGCAGGTCGCGTCCGCGTGGGGCCAGGTCATCGCCCTGTCGCTGCCCAACCCGGAGCCCGGCCGCAACCGCGTGGGCATCGCCGCACAGGCGATCGGCAAGCAGGTGCGCCGCAAGCTGCGCAACCGGCGCCCGGTCCGCACCGCCTGATCCACCCCTACCCCCCCGTTCCTCCCTCGCGTTCGAGGTATTCCGCCACCGGATCCCGGTAGCGGAATACCTCGAACCGCGTTGCGGGCGGGCCTCAGACGCGCTGGGCGGTGACCAGCAGGTACTCCCAGTCCAGCACGGTATGGCCGTCCCCGCGGTCGAACCGTTGGGCCAGGGCGACGAGGTCGCGGTCCAGGGCAGCGACCTTGTCGGGGTCGTCCGCGATGGCCTTGTAGACCGCGATGGTCGGGCCGTAGTTGGTCTTGAAGAAGTCGCGGAACTCCTCCGGTGTCGCGAACTGGTCCACGACGAGGTCCTGCTGACGTGCGGTCAGGCCCTCCACCCGCTCGCCGAACAGCTCGCGGACGTGGTCCACGTGCCCCCACAGCGGCGGGGGCTGCGCCCCGGGAGGCGGCGGCGCGGCATACGGCTTCATCGCAGCGAACATCTGCCCGATGAAGCCTTCCGGCGTCCAGCTCAGCAGGGCGATCGTGCCGCCCGGACGGCAGGTGCGCACCAGCTCGTCGGCCACCAGCTGGTGGTGCGGGGCGAACATCACGCCGACGCACGAGGTGACCGCGTCGAACTCGCCGTCGCCGAACGGCAGGTGCTCGGCGTCCGCCACCCGCCAGGTGATCGCGAGCCCCTCGGCCTCGGCGTCCTGCCGCCCCTTCTCGAGCAGCTCGGGGGTCAGGTCGGTGGCGGTCACGTGGGCTCCCGTCCGCGCGGCCGGGATGGCGACGTTGCCGGACCCGGCCGCGACGTCGTGCACGCGGTGGCCAGCCGTGATCCCGGCTGCGTCGACCACGATCGGGCCGAGTGAGCCGATGATGTCGGCGGCCACGGCGGGGTAGTTGCCCAGCGCCCACATGGCGCTGTGCCTGGCCTTGAGGGCGCGGTCCTCGTCGGTGTCGGTGATGCCCGTGCCTGATGTCTGGGTTGTCATCGCTGTTCCCCTTCGCTCTGGTTGCCCTGCACGCTCGAAGGTAGGACCGGTGCGAGGGCGCGAACATCGGTGGATGCACCCATCTGCGGGGCGCCTGAGCTGCGTGTATGCCGTCAGGCCCGGGTGAGCAGGCGCGCGACTGCTGCCGTGCGGGCGGACTTGCCGTGCAGGTCGAGCTTGGCGTACACGTTGCTGAGGTGCCGCTCCACGGTGCGCACGCTCAGGGTCAGTGCGGCGGCGATGTCGTCGTTGTCCATCCCCTCGGAGGCGAGGCGCAGGATCTCGACCTCCCGCGTCGACAGCTGGTCGAGACGGTCGGGGCCGGCGGGCATCGCGGTACGCAGCGACGCGTCGGGAGAGAGGAAGTCACGCAGCTGCTCGCAGTAGACGGGCCACGCCGGCTCGTCCTCGAGCACGATGTGGTTGTCGCTCTCGAGGGCGACCAGCCGCGCTCCGTGGATGCCGCCGGCGAGGTAGCGGGCCTCCTGGAAGTCGTTCATCCGGTCACCGCGGGAGTGGATGACCAGGGTCGGCACGTCCAGCCGGCCCATCAACGCACTGCTGTCCGCAGCGAGCCGCTGCCGCCGTGAGGTACGGGCGGTCTCGGCATCGGTGGCGACCCGCTGCAGCTCGTCGAGCCAGGTGTGCTGCTCCTCCGTCGCGCGCGGAATCATCAGCGACGTGAACACCCGGCGGAACGCCGAGTCCGGGCGGGCCCAGCCGACCTTGATCAGGGCGTCCAGAGTGTCGTTCATCTCGGCCTCGGTCGGGTCCTTGGACTGCTGGCCGCAGTAGCTGCCGTAGAACACCAGCTTCGAGACACGCTCTGGGTGCTTGGCCGTGTAGGCGATCGCCACCGGCCCGCCCTGGGCCATGGCCTGCAACGCGAACCGCTCGAGTCCGGCATCGTCGACGACGGCCTCGAGGTCGCCGAGCCGGGCCTCGAGGCTGTGGTCGGTGACGCCACGGTCCGACAGTCCGTGGCCACGCTCGTCGAACCGGATGACCGTGTGGTCGCGTCCCCACTCGGTCAGGTAGTGCCGCCAGACGGGGGACTGCCAGTCGTACTGGAGGTGGCTCAGCCAGCACGAGTCCACCACCATCGGCGGACCCGAGCCGTGCACGGCATACGCGATGCGCACCCCGTCGGGCGCACGGCAGAAGCGGATCTCCTGCCTCGGCTCCCGCGGCTGCACGTCCACCTCACCGATGGTACGACCGCGTCCGCCGCTCAGTCCCGGAGTGCGTTCAGCTCAGCGAGCCACGCGCGGATGGCCGCGCCGTGCTGGTCGAGCGTCGGAGGTGCCGCATGCTCGCTGCGACCACCGGCATACGTGTTGTCGTCGAAGCGGATCGGCGGCCCCGGCAGCTCGATGTGGCCGAGGACGGGGTGGTCGACGTCCAGCACCAGGCCCTGCGAACGCGTCTGGTCCCAGTCGTAGACCCGGTCGATGGTGCGCACCTCGCCGGCGGGGATGCCCAGTTCGGCCAGGCGCGGGAGCAGCCCCGCGAGCGGGTATGCCGCGAAGGCGGTGTTGAGGGCGGCCGTCACCTGGTCGCGGTTGACGGTGCGCTCGCGGTTGGTGGCCATGCCGGGAGTGGCCGGGTCGATGTCGAAGGCCTCGGCGAGCTTGCGCCACAACGACTCGCTGCCGCACGCGACCTGGATGTCACCGTCCTGGCAGTGGAAGAGCCCGTAGGGGGACAGCGACGGGTGGTGGTTGCCCTGCGCGCGACCCACGTGACCGGCCACGGTGTAGGCCGTGCCCTGGAAGGCGTGCGCGCCGACGAGCGCGGCGAGGAGGCTCGTGCGCACGACCCTCCCGACGCCGGTGGTGTTGCGTTCGTGGAGGGCTGTCACCACACCGTAGGCGCCGTACATGCCGGCGAGCAGGTCGCCGATCGGGACGCCGACCCGTTGGGGGGTGTCGGCATCGGGACCTGTGACTGACATCAGCCCCGACTCACCCTGGGCGATCTGGTCGTAGCCGGCCCGGCCGCCCTGCGGTCCGTCATGCCCGAAGCCACTGATGCTGAGGAGCACCAGGCGCGGGTTGAGCTCGTGCAGCCGCTCGGCGGAGAAGCCCAGCCGGTCGAGGACGCCCGGCCGGAAGTTCTCGACGAGGACGTCGCCGCGCTGCACCAGCTTGGTGAGGACCTCGCGACCGTCGTCGGACTTCAGGTCGAGGGTGATCGACTCCTTGTTGCGGTTGGCGGCCAGGAAGTACGTGGAGATCGGGTCGTCCTCGGGTCCGACGAACGGGGGGCCCCACCCGCGCGTGTCGTCCCCGGTCCCCGGTGACTCGACCTTGATCACGCGGGCGCCCATGTCTCCCAACATCATCGCTGCGTGCGGGCCGGCCAGGGCCCGCGACAGGTCGATGACGACGATGTCCTCCAGCGGCGCGTTCACGGTCTGCTCACATCCAGTCGACGTCGGCGGCGTCCTTGCCGCCGGCGAGGCGAGCGTAGCCCGGGCCGCGGTCGAAGAACGGCTCCGCGTCGGGGCGGGCGTCGCGCAGCTGATCGCGCAGCGCGTCGCTCGCCGCGACATCGACGACCGGGGCGTCCTTGGTCCCCGAGGCGACCACCCCGTAGTCGGTGCGCGCGCCCTCCAACGACACCTTGCCCCAGCGCAGGTCGCGTTCGATGTCCTCGTAGGGACGCTCGAGCGGGTCGCCCCAGCCGCCACCGCCGGTGGTGCGGATCCGGATCAGCTGGCCTGCCTTGACCGGTTCGGCGTCGGCCAGCGCGTCGACCTCCCGCTCGTCCGGGCCGCCGAGGTCGATGGTGACGTTGAAGGAGCTGCCGGCCTTGCCGCCCTTGACACCCCAGCAGGCGAGGATCGAGCGGTCCGCGATGGACATGAAGTGCGCGTCCTTGAGCATCCGGATCTGCTTCTCGTACCCCAGGCCGCCGCGGTAGCGCCCGGCGCCGCCGGAGTCGACGGCCAGCCCGAGCCGCTCGACGATGAAGGGGAACCGGCTCTCGGTGAACTCGGTGGGCAGGTTGCGTGAGTCCGGCACGACGTGGATGGTGTCCTCCCCGTCGGCGTAGTAGCGGCCACCCGAACCACCGCCGAGCACTTCGCGCATGAGGTAGTCGTTGCCGTCCCGGTCCTTGCCGTAGACACCGGTGTAGCGGATGGTCTCCTGGTCGGCGGGCATCTTGCCGTCGACGGCCTTGGCCACGACGCCGGCCAGCACGCCCAGGAGCCGCAGGATGACGAAGGTCCGGGCGTTCGTCGGGGCCGGGAAGATCGGCGTCAGCAGGGTGCCCTTGTCGGGGAAGCGCATCTCGATGAGCGGCACGATGCCCTCGTTGACGTCGAGCTCGGCCATCCGCTCAGGGGTGTCGGCGAGGTTGCGCAGGATCGGCGCGAGCCACTTCTTGAGGAAGTTGCCGCCGACGTAGTCACCGCAGTGGTTGATCGGACCCTTGGCCTGCGGGGCGGTGCCGGTGAAGTCGATGATGAGGCGCGGCCCGCCGTCTCCGGGACCGGGGCCTCCGGTGGACTCCTTGGTGAGGGTGATCCGCTGGGTGTGCAGCTGCGGCTCGTCCACGCCGTCGTGCTCGGCGTAGTCCTCCCACACGTAGGTGCCGTCGGGGATCTTGGACAGGATCTCGCGCCGGTAGGTCTCGGTGGTCTGGTCCAGGATGGTGTCGAAGGCCGCCTCGATGGTGTCCCGGCCGTAGCGCTCGAACAGCTCGGACAGGCGCCGGGCGCCCATCAGGCAGGCCGAGCACTCGGCGTCGAGGTCCGCGGCCAGCGAGTCGGGCATGCGGGAGTTGCGGGTCATGATCCGCAGCGCCGCCTTGTTGGGAACTCCCTTGTCCCACAGCTTGATCGGCGGGACGGCCAGGCCCTCCTCGTACACGCTGGAGGCGTCGCTGGGCATCGACCCGGGCACGGCGCCACCGATGTCGTCGTGGTGGCCGAACGCCTGCACGAAGGCCACGACCTCACCACCGCTGAACACGGGGACGGTCACACAGAGGTCGGGCAGGTGGCCGATGCCGCCCTCGGACTCGTAGACGTCGTTGTGGAAGAAGACGTCCCCCTCGCTCATCTCCGCCAGCGGGAAGTCGCGGACGATCGGGTGCACGAGCGCCGAGTAGGACCGGCCGGTGAGCTTGCGCAGCTGGCGGTCGTGGATGCCCGCCCGGAAGTCGTGGGCGTCCCGGATCATGGGGGAGCGGCTGGTGCGCGCGATGGCCGTCTCGACCTCCATCTCGACGCTCGCCAGGGTCCCCTGGACGATCTCCACGAGGATCGGGTCGACCGTGGTGCCCAGCGGCGTGAGCCGGTTGCCGTGCTCGTATGCCGTGGGCAGGCCGGCGTTGTTGGCCATCAGTGCTCCTTGGTGATGACGAGGTTGCCGATCGAGTCGACGCGGACGGTGAAGCCGGGGTGCACGGGGACGGTCGATCCGAACTCCTCCACGATCGCCGGCCCCGCGAAGGTGTCGCCCGCGCGCAGGTCAGGTCGCCACAGCACCGGGGTGTCGACGTAGCCCGCGTCCGCGTCGAAGCAGACCGGCCGGCTGCTCTTGAGGGCGCGGGTGGCAACGTCGTCCTGCTCCTCGGCTGCGGCAGCCAGGTCGCGCAGCTCCGGGCGGGTGATCGGACCGACGCCCGTCACGCGCAGGTTGACCCATTCGACCTGTTGGCTCGGGTCGTCGCGGAAGTCGTAGCCGTACAGCGCACGGTGCTCGGCGTGGAACGCCTCGGCGACGTCGGCGGCATACGCCTCGTCGACGGCACCCTCCGGCGCGGCGACCCTGACCTCGAACGCCTGGCCGAAGTAGCGCAGGTCGACGGTGCGCGAGTAGCGGTGCTCGTCGCGCGGGAAGCCTTCACCGTCAAGGGCTTTCGCGGCCTTGGCGGTGAGCTCGTCGAAGGTCCGCTGGACGGCGGCGTAGTCGAGCGAGGCGTGCTTGGAGACCATCGTCTGGACGTAGTCGTTCTTCACGTCGACGGTGAGCAGGCCGAAGGCGGAGACGTTGCCGGGATTCTGCGGGACGACGACCCCGGCGAGGTCGAGGATGTCGACGAGGCGGCAGCCCAGCAGCGAGCCGGACCCGCCGAAGGTCGTGAGCATGAAGTCGCGGACGTCCAGGCCGCGCTTGACCGAGACCTGACGCAGCGCGTTGGCCTGGTTCCACGCCGAGATCTCGAGGATGCCGGTGGCGCAGCGGACGGGGTCGATGCCGAGTTGTCCGGCGAGGGAGTCGATGCCCTCGCGCGCGGCCTGCACGTCGAGGGGGATCTCGCCGCCGAGCAGGTGCGGGGGGATCCGCCCGAGGACGACGTGCGCGTCGGTGATGGTCGGCGCGGTGCCGCCCTTGGCGTAGCAGAGCGGGCCCGGGTCGGCGCCGGCGGAGTGCGGCCCCACCTTGAGCGTTCCTTCGGGGGAGATCCACGCGATCGACCCGCCGCCGGCGCCCACGGTGACGACGTCGATCATCGGGATCTTGCTCGGGTAGGCCCCGACCGTGCCCTCGGTCGTCAGGGTCGGCTCGCCGTCGAGGACCACGCTGACGTCGGTCGAGGTGCCACCGCCGTCGCAGGTCAGCACCTTGGGGAACCCGGCCCGTCTGGCGATCAGCCCCGCGCCGAGCGCGCCCGCCGCAGGACCCGACAGGACCGTCGTGATCGGCTGGTGCACGACCTCGTCGGCCGACAGCACCCCCCCGTTGGACTTCATGATGTAGAAGGGGATCCCGCTCGCGAAGTCGTCCAGGCGGGTGTGGATGTTGGTGACGTAGCGGCTCACGTTGGGCTTGACCGCCGCGTCGACGAGGGTGGTCATCGAGCGCTCGTACTCGCGGTACTCGCGCAGCACCTCGCTCGAGATCGACACGATCGCCTCGGGGTGCTCGCGGTGCAGGATCTCGCGCATGGCCAGCTCGTGGGTGTCATTGGCGTAGGAGTGCAGGAAGCAGACGCCAAGGGTGGTGATCCCCCGGTCGCGGAACCAGCGTGCGGCGGCCACGGCGGACTCCTCGTCGAACGGCCGGAGCTCGGTGCCCTGGAAGTCCATCCGGCCGCCCACCGTGCGCACGGCATCGGCCGGCACGATGCGCGGCGGCTTCACCCAGAAGTAGGAGTTGCCGTAGCCGTCCGGCACCGCCTGGCGGGCGATCTCGAGCATGAACTCGTAGCCCTCGCTGGTGATGAACCCGAGCCGCTCCACCTTGCCCTCGAGGAGCTTGTTGGTGGCGACCGTCGTGCCGTGGCAGACCGCGGTGATGTCGGCCCCGGCGGCGCCCATCAGGTCGAGCACCTTCGAGACGCCGTTGATGAAGCCGTCAGCCGGGTTGCTCGGCGTGGACGGCGTCTTGGTCGTCACCATCTCGCCGGAGTCCTCGTCGAACGCCACGACGTCCGTGAACGTGCCGCCGGTGTCGATGCCGATCCTGATCCGCCGCTGAGCCATGGGTGAGATTCAACAGGTCAGGCGTCCGCCTCGCCTTGGCACATGTTGCCAACCACATCGGCGATGTATGCCGCGTGGTGCCCATCCGCCGTACGTCCCGGCGCAGGCCGTGGCCCGCGGTCGGGCAGGCGCGGGTCAGGCCTCGCCGAAGCGGCCCCGGTGGTCCAGGGGGATGAGCGGCTTCTCGCCGCGCACCTTGAGCTGCTGGACGGCCCAGGTGTTCCCGTCAGGGTCGGCGAAGCCGAAGAAGGTGCCGCCGTCCCGCTCGTCGAACACGGTGACCTCGCTGCACTCGACACCCCGGCCGACCAGCTCGTCGCGGGCAGACGCGGCGTCGGCGACGACGAGCTGGAGGCCGCGCATCGACCCGGGCGCCATCTCCTGCTGCGAGGGC
This region includes:
- a CDS encoding ferredoxin reductase, coding for MTAVIPFRTTPGSTRPRPSLRTVLRRVAEAVVTPVLPDDYLDLIAPLRAGADLRGRVVSVTPETRDAVTVRIKPGRAWAGHVPGQYIRIGVDVDGVRNWRAYSLTSPVTAEDGIISICVKAIPDGKVSNHIVRALQPGTLVHLDQATGDFTLPSLRPARALFVTAGSGVTPVMGMLRNHLDELRDVVVVHSAPTEADVIFAAELREWAEAGRIRLVERHTDSQGMVGTDSLDELVPDWRFRETWACGPTGMLDAFEAAWADAEISDRLHTERFRPVIIAEGEGGTVTFGTQRITVDADGSTPILDAGEAAGVLMPSGCRMGICFGCVVPLKEGAVRDLRSGDLTIAAKGDGIRIQTCVSAAAGHCEIDL
- a CDS encoding fatty acid desaturase family protein encodes the protein MTATAEKFDLTIDGSAASTPKAPGTPSVRTATRAPNSRLSTAIAERRHVPKRSGKADPTAHLTAEDVEALAMELDELRQGVLDSRGARDAAYIRKVIDVQRKIELASRAVLLFSIFPPAWILGTAGLSVAKILDNMEVGHNILHGQWDWMRDPKIHSTVWEWDSATPAELWKHSHNELHHTYTNVIGKDNDLGYGIMRVDEDQRWMPAYLGQPIYNFLNMCFFQYGIAAYDLEIGKQLAGRGDKETFRRNGKTVLRKVGRQARKDYLLHPLLSGPSFLHTMAANATANFVRNVWTHSIIMCGHFPSGVETFARASIEGESRGEWYLRQMLGSANISGSKALHIMSGNLSHQIEHHLFPDLPSNRYGEIAPRVQEICERYGLTYTTGPLYKQVASAWGQVIALSLPNPEPGRNRVGIAAQAIGKQVRRKLRNRRPVRTA
- a CDS encoding class I SAM-dependent methyltransferase; protein product: MTTQTSGTGITDTDEDRALKARHSAMWALGNYPAVAADIIGSLGPIVVDAAGITAGHRVHDVAAGSGNVAIPAARTGAHVTATDLTPELLEKGRQDAEAEGLAITWRVADAEHLPFGDGEFDAVTSCVGVMFAPHHQLVADELVRTCRPGGTIALLSWTPEGFIGQMFAAMKPYAAPPPPGAQPPPLWGHVDHVRELFGERVEGLTARQQDLVVDQFATPEEFRDFFKTNYGPTIAVYKAIADDPDKVAALDRDLVALAQRFDRGDGHTVLDWEYLLVTAQRV
- a CDS encoding alpha/beta fold hydrolase, which encodes MDVQPREPRQEIRFCRAPDGVRIAYAVHGSGPPMVVDSCWLSHLQYDWQSPVWRHYLTEWGRDHTVIRFDERGHGLSDRGVTDHSLEARLGDLEAVVDDAGLERFALQAMAQGGPVAIAYTAKHPERVSKLVFYGSYCGQQSKDPTEAEMNDTLDALIKVGWARPDSAFRRVFTSLMIPRATEEQHTWLDELQRVATDAETARTSRRQRLAADSSALMGRLDVPTLVIHSRGDRMNDFQEARYLAGGIHGARLVALESDNHIVLEDEPAWPVYCEQLRDFLSPDASLRTAMPAGPDRLDQLSTREVEILRLASEGMDNDDIAAALTLSVRTVERHLSNVYAKLDLHGKSARTAAVARLLTRA
- a CDS encoding CoA transferase, with amino-acid sequence MNAPLEDIVVIDLSRALAGPHAAMMLGDMGARVIKVESPGTGDDTRGWGPPFVGPEDDPISTYFLAANRNKESITLDLKSDDGREVLTKLVQRGDVLVENFRPGVLDRLGFSAERLHELNPRLVLLSISGFGHDGPQGGRAGYDQIAQGESGLMSVTGPDADTPQRVGVPIGDLLAGMYGAYGVVTALHERNTTGVGRVVRTSLLAALVGAHAFQGTAYTVAGHVGRAQGNHHPSLSPYGLFHCQDGDIQVACGSESLWRKLAEAFDIDPATPGMATNRERTVNRDQVTAALNTAFAAYPLAGLLPRLAELGIPAGEVRTIDRVYDWDQTRSQGLVLDVDHPVLGHIELPGPPIRFDDNTYAGGRSEHAAPPTLDQHGAAIRAWLAELNALRD
- a CDS encoding hydantoinase B/oxoprolinase family protein; this encodes MANNAGLPTAYEHGNRLTPLGTTVDPILVEIVQGTLASVEMEVETAIARTSRSPMIRDAHDFRAGIHDRQLRKLTGRSYSALVHPIVRDFPLAEMSEGDVFFHNDVYESEGGIGHLPDLCVTVPVFSGGEVVAFVQAFGHHDDIGGAVPGSMPSDASSVYEEGLAVPPIKLWDKGVPNKAALRIMTRNSRMPDSLAADLDAECSACLMGARRLSELFERYGRDTIEAAFDTILDQTTETYRREILSKIPDGTYVWEDYAEHDGVDEPQLHTQRITLTKESTGGPGPGDGGPRLIIDFTGTAPQAKGPINHCGDYVGGNFLKKWLAPILRNLADTPERMAELDVNEGIVPLIEMRFPDKGTLLTPIFPAPTNARTFVILRLLGVLAGVVAKAVDGKMPADQETIRYTGVYGKDRDGNDYLMREVLGGGSGGRYYADGEDTIHVVPDSRNLPTEFTESRFPFIVERLGLAVDSGGAGRYRGGLGYEKQIRMLKDAHFMSIADRSILACWGVKGGKAGSSFNVTIDLGGPDEREVDALADAEPVKAGQLIRIRTTGGGGWGDPLERPYEDIERDLRWGKVSLEGARTDYGVVASGTKDAPVVDVAASDALRDQLRDARPDAEPFFDRGPGYARLAGGKDAADVDWM
- a CDS encoding hydantoinase/oxoprolinase family protein, whose protein sequence is MAQRRIRIGIDTGGTFTDVVAFDEDSGEMVTTKTPSTPSNPADGFINGVSKVLDLMGAAGADITAVCHGTTVATNKLLEGKVERLGFITSEGYEFMLEIARQAVPDGYGNSYFWVKPPRIVPADAVRTVGGRMDFQGTELRPFDEESAVAAARWFRDRGITTLGVCFLHSYANDTHELAMREILHREHPEAIVSISSEVLREYREYERSMTTLVDAAVKPNVSRYVTNIHTRLDDFASGIPFYIMKSNGGVLSADEVVHQPITTVLSGPAAGALGAGLIARRAGFPKVLTCDGGGTSTDVSVVLDGEPTLTTEGTVGAYPSKIPMIDVVTVGAGGGSIAWISPEGTLKVGPHSAGADPGPLCYAKGGTAPTITDAHVVLGRIPPHLLGGEIPLDVQAAREGIDSLAGQLGIDPVRCATGILEISAWNQANALRQVSVKRGLDVRDFMLTTFGGSGSLLGCRLVDILDLAGVVVPQNPGNVSAFGLLTVDVKNDYVQTMVSKHASLDYAAVQRTFDELTAKAAKALDGEGFPRDEHRYSRTVDLRYFGQAFEVRVAAPEGAVDEAYAADVAEAFHAEHRALYGYDFRDDPSQQVEWVNLRVTGVGPITRPELRDLAAAAEEQDDVATRALKSSRPVCFDADAGYVDTPVLWRPDLRAGDTFAGPAIVEEFGSTVPVHPGFTVRVDSIGNLVITKEH
- a CDS encoding VOC family protein, coding for MDWTLEVVILPVSDLTSAIEFYRDKVGFHLDHRTTNDHMDVAQLTPQGSGCSVVIGTLPSQQEMAPGSMRGLQLVVADAASARDELVGRGVECSEVTVFDERDGGTFFGFADPDGNTWAVQQLKVRGEKPLIPLDHRGRFGEA